A stretch of the Papaver somniferum cultivar HN1 chromosome 6, ASM357369v1, whole genome shotgun sequence genome encodes the following:
- the LOC113286509 gene encoding uncharacterized protein LOC113286509, which translates to MGFGETRKKIASNSQYKLIIQECQEPCRAMNDRLVMLEEKSSKCVCAEVHSHTDSPVASNNVASTSRAAPCNGKASTPTTSHVSRSSDVKVPERFTPCRLLSWYKEGEVVADAKISETDPSQEIHGRTIGFGAYTVCVC; encoded by the exons ATGGGGTTTGGAGAGACACGTAAAAAGATTGCATCCAATAGTCAGTATAAGTTGATCATTCAAGAGTGTCAGGAACCCTGTAGAGCAATGAATGATCGTCTTGTGATGTTAGAG GAAAAGAGCTCAAAGTGTGTCTGCGCTGAAGTCCACTCTCACACTGACAGTCCAGTTGCAAGCAACAACGTGGCTAGTACTAGCAGAGCTGCTCCCTGCAATGGAAAAGCCTCAACTCCCACTACTAGTCATGTCAGTAGATCAAGTGATGTGAAAGTGCCAGAAAGATTTACACCATGCCGGTTACTAAGTTGGTACAAGGAAGGAGAGGTGGTGGCTGATGCTAAAATTAGTGAAACGGATCCGTCGCAGGAGATACATGGGAGGACAATAGGTTTTGGAGCCTACACTGTGTGTGTGTGTTGA